A section of the Verrucomicrobium sp. GAS474 genome encodes:
- a CDS encoding aliphatic sulfonate ABC transporter substrate-binding protein — translation MALTTAQGWSETVLRVGYQKSSTLFAQKADGTFEKALAKEGVKVEWKEFTSGPPLLAALAGGSLDFGEVGDAPGIFAQAADAPIRYVGYLHASPHSVGILVPKNSTITSVAQLKGKKVAWAQGSSAHFFLAKALQKGGLALADVTPVYLQPPEARVAFDSGSVDAWAIWDPFFSAAEVGSHGKLIVDGEGLVPFYGFYFASTAFLDGDGKKLLPAIFAEANAFAARVGQDHEKTAQLYAQQLGLPIEVARLFEKRKERYGAYPIDAAAIASQQEAADLFFAQGIIKKPVKIGDYVWAPAK, via the coding sequence TTGGCTCTGACTACGGCTCAGGGGTGGAGTGAGACGGTTCTTCGCGTCGGCTATCAGAAATCGAGCACGCTTTTTGCCCAGAAGGCCGATGGGACGTTCGAGAAGGCGTTGGCGAAGGAGGGGGTGAAGGTCGAGTGGAAGGAGTTCACCTCGGGGCCGCCGCTCCTGGCGGCGCTGGCGGGCGGGTCGCTCGACTTCGGCGAGGTCGGCGACGCTCCCGGCATCTTCGCCCAGGCCGCCGACGCGCCGATCCGCTATGTCGGCTACCTCCACGCCAGCCCCCACAGCGTCGGCATCCTCGTCCCGAAGAACTCGACGATCACCTCGGTCGCGCAGCTGAAGGGGAAGAAGGTCGCCTGGGCGCAGGGCTCCAGCGCCCACTTCTTCCTCGCGAAGGCGCTCCAGAAGGGGGGCCTCGCCCTTGCCGACGTGACGCCGGTCTACCTCCAGCCGCCCGAGGCGCGGGTCGCCTTCGACAGCGGCTCGGTCGACGCGTGGGCGATCTGGGACCCGTTCTTCTCCGCCGCCGAGGTCGGCAGCCACGGGAAGCTGATCGTCGACGGCGAGGGCCTCGTCCCCTTCTACGGCTTCTACTTCGCCTCGACGGCCTTCCTCGACGGCGACGGGAAGAAGCTCCTCCCGGCGATCTTCGCCGAGGCGAACGCCTTCGCCGCCCGCGTCGGGCAGGATCACGAGAAGACGGCGCAGCTCTACGCCCAGCAGCTCGGCCTCCCGATCGAGGTCGCCCGCCTCTTCGAGAAGCGGAAGGAGCGGTACGGCGCCTATCCGATCGACGCCGCGGCCATCGCCTCGCAGCAGGAGGCCGCCGATCTCTTCTTCGCCCAGGGGATCATCAAGAAGCCGGTGAAGATCGGCGACTACGTCTGGGCTCCGGCGAAGTAG
- the recQ gene encoding DNA helicase RecQ has protein sequence MSSAASIAPTPHTILKEVFGYDTFRPLQEEIVGEILAGRDAFALLPTGGGKSLCFQLPALLLPGLTVVISPLIALMKDQVDSLVASGVAATYLNSTLDGDEARARFRALHKGEVKLLYIAPERLVLPGMLENLAEWNVSLLAVDEAHCISEWGHDFRPEYRRIAELRDRFPGVPVLALTATATERVRADISRQLRLDGARHFVASFNRPNLTYRVSPKAGAYATLLRFLAGRRGEAGIIYCQSRKATEEVAGKLEKDGISAVPYHAGLNPATRAKNQELFLRDEVRVVCATIAFGMGINKPNVRFVVHYDLPKNVEGYYQETGRAGRDGLPAECLLLFSAGDAIKQRNFIDEKTDPDERKAAHAQLRQMIDYAEDDGCRRRALLGYFAEKWEGECQACDNCNEPRESYDATVPAQKFLSTVFRVRQSGGFGVGLTHLAEILTGGKGEKLLRWGHDQLSTYGIGKDLPRAEWQEIGRQLIRAGFARQTEGEISVVELTEAGRTVLRDRTPIRLVKPVAASARAMAEKEGRAPRAASAAGAIACDEQLFQRLRTLRKELADQRNVPAYVIFSDVTLRLMARDLPFSLEEIGQIGGVGQKKLAEFGEAFLESIRTYRND, from the coding sequence ATGTCTTCCGCCGCCTCCATCGCCCCGACCCCCCACACGATCCTGAAGGAGGTCTTCGGCTACGACACGTTCCGCCCGCTGCAGGAAGAGATCGTCGGGGAGATCCTCGCCGGGCGCGACGCCTTCGCGCTGCTGCCGACGGGCGGCGGGAAATCGCTCTGCTTCCAGCTCCCCGCGCTCCTCCTGCCGGGACTCACCGTCGTCATCTCCCCCCTCATCGCGCTGATGAAGGACCAGGTCGATTCCCTCGTCGCCTCGGGCGTCGCCGCCACCTACCTCAACTCGACCCTCGACGGCGACGAGGCCCGCGCCCGCTTCCGCGCCCTCCACAAGGGCGAGGTGAAGCTCCTCTACATCGCGCCGGAGCGGCTCGTCCTCCCCGGCATGCTGGAAAACCTCGCCGAGTGGAACGTCTCCCTCCTCGCCGTCGACGAGGCCCACTGCATCAGCGAGTGGGGCCACGACTTCCGCCCCGAATACCGCCGCATCGCCGAGCTGCGCGACCGCTTCCCCGGCGTCCCCGTCCTCGCCCTCACCGCCACGGCGACCGAGCGGGTCCGCGCCGACATCTCCCGCCAGCTCCGCCTCGACGGCGCGCGCCACTTCGTCGCCAGCTTCAACCGGCCCAATCTCACCTACCGCGTCTCGCCGAAGGCCGGGGCCTACGCCACCCTCCTCCGCTTCCTCGCCGGGCGGCGGGGCGAGGCCGGGATCATCTACTGCCAGAGCCGCAAGGCGACGGAGGAGGTCGCCGGGAAGCTCGAGAAGGACGGCATCAGCGCCGTCCCCTACCACGCGGGCCTGAACCCCGCGACGCGGGCGAAGAACCAGGAGCTCTTCCTCCGCGACGAGGTCCGCGTCGTCTGCGCCACCATCGCCTTCGGCATGGGGATCAACAAGCCGAACGTCCGCTTCGTCGTCCACTACGACCTCCCGAAGAACGTCGAGGGCTACTACCAGGAGACGGGCCGCGCCGGGCGCGACGGCCTCCCCGCCGAGTGCCTCCTCCTTTTCAGCGCGGGCGACGCGATCAAGCAGCGCAACTTCATCGACGAGAAGACCGATCCCGACGAGCGGAAGGCCGCCCACGCCCAGCTCCGCCAGATGATCGACTACGCCGAGGACGACGGCTGCCGCCGCCGCGCCCTCCTCGGCTACTTCGCCGAGAAATGGGAAGGCGAATGCCAGGCGTGCGACAACTGCAACGAGCCGCGCGAGAGCTACGACGCGACCGTCCCCGCGCAGAAATTCCTCTCCACCGTCTTCCGCGTCCGGCAGTCGGGGGGCTTCGGCGTCGGCCTCACCCACCTCGCCGAGATCCTCACCGGCGGCAAGGGCGAGAAGCTCCTCCGCTGGGGCCACGACCAGCTCAGCACCTACGGCATCGGCAAAGACCTCCCCCGCGCCGAGTGGCAGGAGATCGGCCGCCAGCTCATCCGCGCCGGGTTCGCCCGCCAGACCGAGGGGGAGATCTCGGTCGTCGAGCTGACCGAGGCCGGGCGGACCGTCCTCCGGGACCGGACCCCGATCCGCCTCGTGAAGCCCGTCGCCGCCTCGGCCCGCGCCATGGCGGAAAAGGAAGGCCGCGCCCCCCGCGCCGCCTCCGCCGCCGGGGCCATCGCCTGCGACGAGCAGCTCTTCCAGCGCCTCCGTACCCTCCGCAAGGAACTGGCCGACCAGCGGAACGTCCCGGCTTACGTCATCTTCTCCGACGTTACCCTCCGCCTCATGGCGCGGGACCTGCCGTTCAGCCTCGAGGAGATCGGCCAGATCGGGGGGGTGGGGCAGAAGAAGCTGGCGGAATTCGGCGAGGCGTTTTTGGAGTCGATTCGGACGTATCGGAATGATTGA
- a CDS encoding TonB family protein: MNQIVRAPRPAAPAPKPPPGGPLPFRRALLWVAVAHVVVLLAFLLQRAATKPVEPPPGPVMEFIPLPPVAQPRGSAPAAPDPAPASVPPPTPTPPQPQPDPTPETPAPPAPTPDPTPTPTPAVDAPSDIVIPKTPKPEPKKVEPKAETKPKPEPAKAEKPIPPEKPEKTEKAEKTPKPVKPAEHKPQVSLTPVTRPSAPSQAAAQAPTTAPSRPAAASGNGPGLKASGVSDQLSKALQGSGATAPVTVGPAGGGGGGGNGSWYYGLIRDEMYRAWDQPVDLSGKGYATIIRVTLADDGRITGSSIERSSGNTAFDQSALAAARRVNRLSKPKPADIADSVTIAFRLLD; the protein is encoded by the coding sequence GTGAACCAAATCGTTCGCGCCCCCCGCCCCGCCGCTCCCGCGCCGAAGCCGCCCCCGGGCGGCCCGCTCCCCTTCCGCCGCGCCCTCCTCTGGGTCGCCGTCGCCCACGTCGTCGTCCTCCTCGCCTTCCTCCTCCAGCGCGCGGCGACGAAACCGGTCGAGCCCCCGCCCGGGCCGGTCATGGAATTCATCCCCCTTCCCCCCGTCGCGCAGCCGCGCGGCAGCGCCCCCGCCGCGCCTGATCCCGCCCCGGCCTCGGTCCCGCCGCCGACCCCGACCCCGCCTCAACCCCAGCCCGACCCGACGCCCGAGACCCCCGCGCCTCCGGCTCCGACCCCCGATCCGACGCCGACGCCCACCCCCGCCGTCGACGCCCCGAGCGACATCGTGATCCCGAAGACGCCCAAGCCCGAACCGAAAAAGGTCGAGCCCAAGGCTGAAACCAAGCCGAAACCGGAACCGGCCAAGGCCGAAAAGCCGATCCCGCCCGAGAAACCGGAGAAGACGGAAAAAGCGGAGAAGACGCCCAAGCCGGTCAAACCCGCCGAGCACAAGCCGCAGGTCAGCCTCACCCCCGTCACCCGCCCGTCCGCCCCGTCGCAGGCTGCGGCCCAGGCCCCGACCACGGCACCCTCGCGTCCCGCCGCCGCCTCGGGGAACGGCCCGGGGCTGAAGGCATCGGGCGTCTCCGACCAGCTCAGCAAGGCCCTCCAGGGCTCGGGCGCGACGGCCCCCGTCACCGTCGGCCCCGCCGGCGGCGGGGGAGGGGGCGGCAACGGAAGCTGGTACTACGGCCTCATCCGGGACGAGATGTACCGCGCCTGGGACCAGCCCGTCGATCTCTCCGGCAAGGGCTATGCCACCATCATCCGCGTCACCCTCGCCGACGACGGCCGGATCACCGGTTCCTCCATCGAGCGGAGCTCCGGCAACACCGCCTTCGACCAATCAGCCCTCGCCGCCGCCCGCCGCGTCAACCGCCTCTCGAAGCCGAAGCCCGCCGACATCGCCGACAGCGTGACCATCGCATTCAGGTTGCTGGATTAG
- the ssuD gene encoding FMNH2-dependent alkanesulfonate monooxygenase translates to MSTSSSALDLFWFIPTHGDGRYLGGGSGAGGRRIDHAYLTQVAQAADALGFGGVLLPTGRSCEDAWVVASSLIAATRRLRFLVALRPGLVPPSLGARMAATFDRLSQGRLLLNIVTGGDPVEMAGDGLFHAHDTRYEITDEFLDVWRREMAGETVDYAGKHIEVRGGKIVFPPSQKPYPALYFGGSSPTALEIAAKHVDVYLTWGEPPAQVAEKIALARAAAAKQGRKSDRPLRFGIRLHVIVRETEAEAWAAADALLSRLDEATLAKARETLSRLDSAGQKRQLELSGGNGKNGLSKARADLEISPNLWAGVGLVRAGAGTALVGSARQVADRIEEYRALGIDTFILSGYPHLDEAYRVAELLFPLLPVRRPAIPDPDAQDPGAGEIVAHEFRPEAAAAR, encoded by the coding sequence ATGTCGACCTCCTCCTCCGCCCTCGATCTCTTCTGGTTCATCCCGACCCACGGCGACGGCCGCTACCTCGGCGGGGGGAGCGGCGCGGGGGGGCGGCGGATCGACCACGCCTACCTCACGCAGGTGGCGCAGGCCGCCGACGCGCTCGGCTTCGGCGGGGTGCTGCTGCCGACGGGGCGCTCCTGCGAGGACGCGTGGGTCGTCGCCTCGTCGCTGATTGCGGCGACGCGGCGGCTCCGCTTCCTCGTCGCGCTCCGGCCCGGCCTTGTCCCGCCCTCGCTCGGCGCGCGGATGGCGGCGACGTTCGATCGCCTCTCGCAGGGCCGCCTCCTGCTGAACATCGTCACCGGCGGCGATCCCGTCGAGATGGCGGGCGACGGCCTCTTCCACGCCCACGACACGCGCTACGAGATCACCGACGAGTTCCTCGACGTCTGGCGCCGGGAAATGGCGGGCGAGACGGTCGACTACGCCGGGAAGCACATCGAGGTCCGGGGCGGGAAGATCGTCTTCCCGCCGAGCCAGAAACCCTATCCGGCGCTTTACTTCGGCGGCTCCTCCCCCACGGCGCTCGAGATCGCAGCGAAGCACGTCGACGTCTACCTCACCTGGGGGGAGCCGCCCGCGCAGGTCGCGGAGAAGATCGCCCTCGCCCGCGCGGCGGCGGCGAAGCAGGGCCGCAAAAGCGACCGGCCTTTGCGCTTCGGCATCCGCCTCCACGTCATCGTCCGCGAGACCGAGGCGGAGGCGTGGGCCGCCGCCGACGCGCTCCTCTCCCGCCTCGACGAGGCGACCCTCGCGAAGGCGCGGGAGACCCTTTCCCGCCTCGATTCGGCGGGGCAGAAGCGGCAGCTCGAGCTGAGCGGCGGAAACGGCAAAAACGGGCTCTCGAAGGCCCGCGCCGATCTCGAGATCAGCCCGAACCTCTGGGCCGGCGTCGGCCTCGTCCGCGCCGGGGCCGGGACCGCCCTCGTCGGGAGCGCGCGCCAGGTCGCCGACCGGATCGAGGAATACCGCGCCCTCGGCATCGACACCTTCATCCTCTCCGGCTACCCCCACCTCGACGAGGCCTACCGCGTCGCCGAGCTCCTCTTCCCCCTCCTCCCCGTCCGCCGCCCGGCGATCCCCGATCCCGACGCGCAGGACCCGGGCGCGGGGGAGATCGTCGCCCACGAGTTTCGCCCCGAGGCGGCGGCGGCCCGCTAG
- a CDS encoding biotin--[acetyl-CoA-carboxylase] ligase — protein MPASNLDVEILRALLADRATPLSGEVLAERCGVSRTAIWKHIASLQELGYPIASLPHQGYRMEEGLPDLLVADELAARLPVAAKGRIDWRAVVFRETQSTNDLALREAQGGAAAGLVIAAERQTKGRGRQGRKWHSKSGEGLWFSLLLRPGWPLGHVARLTIVAALAAAEAIDSLLPAEAGKIEIKWPNDLFHEGKKLGGILTEIQADAEAIVFAVVGIGINCRQTRSDFPDDIAEIATSLKLIAGEGAPRRIDLLAALLLQLEKRLADPFEEVREAWASRCFSLGRMVSVRTPGGTIQGHAVGLDAGGALLLRREGGRVEAVTAGDVLV, from the coding sequence ATGCCTGCCTCGAACCTCGACGTCGAAATCCTCCGCGCGCTCCTCGCCGACCGGGCGACGCCGCTTTCGGGGGAAGTGCTGGCCGAGCGGTGCGGGGTGAGCCGGACGGCGATCTGGAAGCACATCGCCTCGCTCCAGGAACTCGGCTATCCCATCGCCTCGCTGCCGCACCAGGGCTACCGGATGGAGGAGGGGCTGCCCGACCTGCTCGTCGCCGACGAGCTCGCGGCGCGGCTGCCGGTCGCGGCGAAAGGCCGGATCGACTGGCGCGCGGTCGTCTTCCGCGAGACCCAGTCGACGAACGACCTTGCCCTCCGCGAGGCCCAGGGCGGCGCGGCGGCGGGCCTCGTCATCGCGGCCGAACGGCAGACGAAGGGGCGCGGACGGCAGGGACGGAAGTGGCATTCCAAGAGCGGGGAGGGCCTCTGGTTCTCCCTCCTCCTCCGCCCGGGCTGGCCCCTCGGCCACGTGGCGCGGCTGACCATCGTCGCCGCGCTGGCCGCCGCCGAGGCGATCGACTCGCTCCTCCCCGCCGAGGCCGGGAAGATCGAGATCAAGTGGCCGAACGATCTCTTCCACGAGGGGAAGAAACTCGGCGGGATCCTCACCGAGATCCAGGCCGACGCCGAGGCGATCGTCTTCGCCGTCGTCGGCATCGGGATCAACTGCCGCCAGACCCGCTCCGATTTCCCCGACGACATCGCCGAGATCGCCACCTCGCTGAAGCTGATCGCCGGGGAGGGCGCGCCCCGCCGCATCGACCTCCTCGCCGCCCTCCTCCTCCAGCTGGAGAAGCGGCTCGCCGATCCCTTCGAGGAAGTCCGCGAGGCGTGGGCCTCCCGCTGCTTCTCGCTCGGCCGGATGGTCTCCGTCCGTACGCCGGGCGGGACGATCCAGGGCCACGCCGTCGGCCTCGACGCGGGCGGGGCGTTACTGCTCCGCCGCGAGGGAGGCCGCGTCGAGGCGGTCACGGCGGGCGACGTCCTGGTGTAG
- a CDS encoding ABC transporter permease subunit codes for MHQPLHPSPAAAPGRLRPAWPAWLRSREGRQWFVPALLLVAWDLGFRFGLFHTNLFPTPEGVVNAVVRLWQNGELVRDLTISTERALAGFALGGAIGFGLGLLNGLFRVGEELLDTTIQMVRNVPHLALMPLVILWFGIGESTKVFLVALGVFFPIYLNTFHGIRSIDPDLVQMGRIYGLTRWQLFRHIIFPGALPSILNGIRFSLGLMWLTLIVAETVASSSGIGYMSMNAREFLQTDVILLGILLYALLGKIADSLVRLLERRLLRWHPTQAKLSAQPKTA; via the coding sequence ATGCACCAGCCCCTCCACCCCTCGCCCGCCGCCGCTCCCGGACGTCTCCGCCCGGCCTGGCCCGCCTGGCTCCGCTCGCGGGAGGGGCGGCAGTGGTTCGTCCCGGCCCTCCTCCTCGTCGCGTGGGATCTCGGGTTCCGCTTCGGCCTCTTCCACACGAATCTTTTCCCGACCCCCGAGGGCGTCGTCAACGCGGTCGTCCGGCTCTGGCAGAACGGCGAGCTGGTCCGCGACCTCACGATCAGCACGGAGCGGGCCCTCGCGGGCTTCGCCCTCGGCGGCGCGATCGGCTTCGGCCTCGGCCTCCTCAACGGCCTCTTCCGCGTCGGCGAGGAGCTCCTCGACACGACGATCCAGATGGTGCGGAACGTCCCCCACCTCGCCCTCATGCCGCTCGTCATCCTCTGGTTCGGCATCGGCGAGTCGACGAAGGTCTTCCTCGTCGCCCTCGGCGTCTTCTTCCCGATCTACCTGAACACCTTCCACGGCATCCGCTCGATCGATCCCGACCTCGTCCAGATGGGCCGCATCTACGGCCTCACCCGGTGGCAGCTCTTCCGCCACATCATCTTCCCCGGGGCGCTCCCCTCGATCCTCAACGGCATCCGCTTCTCCCTCGGCCTGATGTGGCTCACCCTCATCGTCGCGGAGACCGTCGCGTCGAGCTCCGGCATCGGCTACATGTCGATGAACGCGCGGGAATTCCTCCAGACCGACGTCATCCTCCTCGGCATCCTCCTCTACGCCCTCCTCGGCAAGATCGCCGACAGCCTCGTCCGCCTCCTGGAGCGGCGGCTCCTTCGCTGGCACCCGACCCAGGCCAAGCTTTCGGCCCAACCCAAGACCGCATGA